A single genomic interval of Littorina saxatilis isolate snail1 linkage group LG17, US_GU_Lsax_2.0, whole genome shotgun sequence harbors:
- the LOC138953524 gene encoding arylsulfatase B-like: MSGEGFLGVLIFLIPILGILSSPPNIVVILADDLGWADVGWNNPGIHTPTLDRMAREGVILNQSYVQSTCSPSRAAFMSGRYPYHMGMQHRVIMAGWKQYLPDDQPILPEVLHKMGYATHMVGKWHLGYCAWRYTPTYRGFQSFYGFYNALEDYYNHTGQQEAYDFRDNDQVDRTAVGHYSTHLFANRATRIINEHDVTQPLFLYLSFQSVHGPLQVPQWYVDTYCSHVPASDSKRRLKCGMIAAMDEAVANVTDVLHRRGLLNNTFLLFFSDNGGPVNMGGSNWPLRGSKTTLWEGGTRSPSFVSAPGLLHRTGYTYQEMIHVSDWFPTLVEAAADGNDTARDIPTNIDGVSQWRNLLAGSSPGPRTEFVYNFDDLFNNSAIRQGPYKLVHHHPGNPDGWFAPSEMKNATTVNLTSPTGHPEYLLFNVLQDPLEKTDVKDVEQDVFQRLKARMVQYRQSMVPAVFPGYTEASTPSKYFNNVWSPGWC, translated from the exons atgtCCGGTGAAGGATTTCTTGGTGTACTGATCTTCTTGATACCAATCCTTGGCATTCTATCTTCACCACCCAACATCGTGGTGATCCTGGCCGATGATCTCGGGTGGGCGGATGTCGGGTGGAACAATCCGGGTATCCACACACCCACCCTGGACCGGATGGCGAGGGAGGGGGTGATCCTGAACCAGTCGTACGTACAGTCCACCTGCTCACCCTCCCGGGCCGCCTTCATGTCAGGTAGATACCCCTATCACATGGGAATGCAG CATCGCGTGATCATGGCCGGGTGGAAACAGTACCTTCCTGACGATCAGCCCATCCTGCCCGAGGTGCTTCACAAGATGGGCTACGCCACTCACATGGTCGGCAAGTGGCACCTCGGTTATTGTGCCTGGCGCTACACCCCCACCTACCGCGGGTTCCAGTCCTTTTACGGGTTTTACAACGCCTTGGAAGATTACTACAACCACACCGGCCAGCAGGAAGCCTATGACTTTAG GGATAATGACCAGGTGGACCGTACTGCTGTTGGTCACTACTCCACTCATCTCTTTGCCAACCGAGCCACGAGAATCATTAACGAGCATGACGTCACTCAGCCTCTCTTCCTGTACCTGTCCTTTCAATCTGTGCATGGTCCTTTGCAG GTCCCCCAGTGGTACGTGGACACGTACTGTTCGCACGTGCCGGCCAGCGACAGCAAGCGCAGACTCAAGTGCGGGATGATCGCCGCCATGGACGAGGCCGTGGCCAACGTGACAGACGTCCTTCACCGGCGGGGCCTGCTCAACAACACCTTCCTGCTCTTCTTCTCCGACAACGGCGGCCCGGTCAACATGGGCGGCAGCAACTGGCCGCTGAGGGGCTCCAAGACCACGCTGTGGGAAGGCGGCACGCGCTCGCCCTCCTTCGTCTCCGCCCCGGGCTTGCTGCACAGGACAGGCTACACCTACCAGGAGATGATCCACGTCAGCGACTGGTTCCCCACCTTGGTGGAGGCCGCTGCGGATGGCAATGACACCGCCCGCGATATCCCCACCAACATCGACGGCGTCAGTCAGTGGCGCAACCTGCTGGCCGGCTCCTCGCCCGGACCTCGCACCGAGTTCGTCTACAACTTTGACGACCTCTTCAACAACTCCGCCATCCGCCAGGGGCCCTACAAGCTAGTGCATCATCACCCGGGCAACCCGGACGGCTGGTTCGCTCCCTCGGAGATGAAGAACGCCACCACTGTCAACCTGACGTCGCCGACGGGCCACCCCGAGTACCTGCTGTTCAACGTGCTGCAGGACCCGCTGGAGAAGACGGACGTGAAGGACGTGGAGCAGGACGTGTTCCAGAGACTGAAGGCCAGGATGGTGCAGTACAGGCAGTCCATGGTGCCCGCTGTCTTCCCGGGATACACAGAGGCCTCCACACCCAGCAAGTACTTCAACAACGTCTGGTCGCCTGGATGGTGCTGA